Part of the Thermoplasmata archaeon genome, GTTGCGCTCCATGTTTTTCGTATCCTTCCAGGGCCCTAAGAAAACAGCATGAATTGACAGGATACTGGTACAATCCTAACATACAGCCATACAGTGAATATTTAAGGCGCTTAGAAACACTGAAAAAGTTTGAGTATTTGGAGAAAGTGCATATTATATATGATGAAGAATACAATATGCAGGACTGGCTGAAAAAAGTAACTGCAATAAACGAGATAGATGAAGCAAACAGATGCAAGTTCTGTTATGTACAGAGGCTGGCAAAAGTTGCCAGATACGCAAAGGATCATGGTTTTGATGCATTTAGCACGACATTGCTTTATGCACCGTATCAAAAACATGAGTTAGTCAAGGAATTTGGAGAGAAAATGGCACTAAAATACAATATTGCGTTTTATTATGAAGATTTCAGAGATCATTACAAAGAGGGTCAGGAAATAGCGAAATCTCTGGGTCTGTACAGGCAAAAATATTGTGGATGCGTTTTTAGCGAAGTGTGCAAGATAAACAGTACGAGGGCACAAAACAGCAATAATGTTTATTAGCTTCATTTCTTTCACTTGATTTATGCTCAGAAAACATAAAAGTATAAGTTACATTAACTCAAAGCTTTTGCAAACTGAATTTAGATGGCTTAAAATCTCAAACAGTAAGCGAGCAAAAGATAATGCGCAGAGATCCATCCAGTTCAGATGATTCACTGAAAAAACTGTACTGGTTTCAGGTTATTTCAAACATGAGCAGTGGCATTGCGTCCCCGTTTCTGCCATATTATGCTGCAAGCCTGAATTTCAGTTCGTCAGAGCTAGGCATATTGCAAGGTGTGCAAAATGTTTTTCCGAACGTTTTTCAGCTTCATTTTGGGCGATTATCCGATCAAATGCATAAGCGCATTATTTTTATAGTTCTTGCAAACTTGATAAGCTCGATAATGTTCTTTTTTATGATTGGTGAGACTGATCCAGTATTATTTATCACTCTCATTCTGATACAATCGGTAATGAGTGCAATGTTAACACCTGCATGGAACGCAAAAATGACGGATGTTGCTCATCAGAACCGAAGAGGATTGATGTACAGTAACTTTGCATTGTTGGGAAATATTGCAATGCTAGCATCAGGTGCTATATTTATAGCTTACACATATCTGGTGCCAATCCACAACTATACAATTTATTATATACCATTTCTATTTGCAGGAATACTCGGTGTAGCAGCATCCTTGATAATCTTTAAAGAGAAAGATACAGTATCTGTTACCAAGAATACTAAACGATTCAGCTTTAAAGAGCTGGTCAGAACAAATAAAGATTTTAAATATTTTTTGATATCTCAGGCAATATTTAATTTTGGAATGTCTATAAGTTGGCCACTGTTTTATATAACTACCGTCAGAGTTTTGAACGCATCATATTATGAGGTTGGGATAATAA contains:
- a CDS encoding epoxyqueuosine reductase QueH, producing MKILMHICCAPCFSYPSRALRKQHELTGYWYNPNIQPYSEYLRRLETLKKFEYLEKVHIIYDEEYNMQDWLKKVTAINEIDEANRCKFCYVQRLAKVARYAKDHGFDAFSTTLLYAPYQKHELVKEFGEKMALKYNIAFYYEDFRDHYKEGQEIAKSLGLYRQKYCGCVFSEVCKINSTRAQNSNNVY
- a CDS encoding MFS transporter translates to MRRDPSSSDDSLKKLYWFQVISNMSSGIASPFLPYYAASLNFSSSELGILQGVQNVFPNVFQLHFGRLSDQMHKRIIFIVLANLISSIMFFFMIGETDPVLFITLILIQSVMSAMLTPAWNAKMTDVAHQNRRGLMYSNFALLGNIAMLASGAIFIAYTYLVPIHNYTIYYIPFLFAGILGVAASLIIFKEKDTVSVTKNTKRFSFKELVRTNKDFKYFLISQAIFNFGMSISWPLFYITTVRVLNASYYEVGIINIVSLAATVLTVRRFGKIVDRSGTKVPIILSRILFLPVPLVYAFANNVFDLYLLNIVSGVGSAISTIAFLAYLMDIAPIEYRAQYIGFYNMIIGIVTFAGSLIGGFIAQYLIALMGIIMGLELVYFFSFAGRLTGTVMSFKIKTGKEAKILNS